Proteins encoded within one genomic window of Fusarium musae strain F31 chromosome 4, whole genome shotgun sequence:
- a CDS encoding hypothetical protein (EggNog:ENOG41), whose protein sequence is MPDSGSDNPEAGPKGETKSPVVSRFTTEIDTRWGDILLLICFFVAGLVDSAAFNMYGCFVSMQTGNTIFVGLGVSHQPENLPGKAWSRCFLAIVCFALGALFFSSFHRFFGPQKRWVLITSFLIQALLTGLVAILATTGAVYNHPHGRETVHENGWIIERVQDSFPATDYAAIIILAFQSAGQIVASRVLKYNAMPTIVLTSLYCDMMSDAKLFTAPINDNADRNRRATGAVLLFAGAVSGGFLSKSWVGFAGALWIAAFLKLCITFAWILWKPKSSNK, encoded by the exons ATGCCCGACTCTGGTAGCGATAACCCCGAAGCTGGGCCAAAGGGAGAGACAAAGAGCCCTGTGGTCAGCAGATTCACGACAGAGATTGATACGCGATGGGGTGATATTCTGCTTCTCATTTGCTTCTTCGTGGCTGGTCTCGTTGACAGCGCTGCATTCAACATGTACGGCTGTTTCGTCAGTATGCAAACAG GAAACACAATCTTTGTTGGTCTAGGCGTCAGTCATCAACCCGAAAACCTTCCTGGGAAAGCATGGTCTCGCTGTTTTCTCGCCATTGTCTGCTTTGCCCTTGGAGCTCTgttcttctccagcttccaTCGATTTTTCGGACCTCAGAAGCGTTGGGTCCTTATCACGTCATTCCTCATCCAGGCTCTTCTCACTGGTCTTGTCGCTATCCTCGCTACGACCGGCGCAGTCTACAACCACCCCCACGGTCGGGAAACAGTGCACGAGAATGGCTGGATTATCGAGAGAGTTCAGGACTCATTCCCAGCAACTGACTACGCTGCCATTATCATCCTCGCTTTCCAGAGTGCAGGCCAGATTGTCGCCAGCCGTGTCCTCAAGTACAACGCCATGCCTACAATCGTCCTGACAAGTTTGTACTGCGACATGATGAGCGACGCAAAGCTCTTCACTGCACCTATCAATGACAATGCCGATCGAAACCGAAGGGCTACTGGAGCTGTACTTCTCTTCGCCGGCGCTGTTTCTGGTGGTTTCTTGTCAAAGTCTTGGGTTGGATTCGCTGGAGCTCTTTGGATCGCTGCGTTCCTCAAGCTGTGCATCACTTTCGCATGGATCCTCTGGAAGCCAAAGTCCTCCAACAAATAG
- a CDS encoding hypothetical protein (EggNog:ENOG41) gives MSDPPNSQPDSLIQADKCKEYWETVASDSNGMLGGVLAVMPSVSRIDLQGSRTFLARLGIGIKSGRQRVPRVLEGGAGELDRIGRITEGLLLKLADQVDVVEPVAKFTESLRGKPGVGEIHNVGLEKWEPTEGAVYDLIWIQWCIGHLNDDELVQFLEKCKAVLQKEHGLIVFKENLSTWGQDKFDELDGSVTRQVSSSPLSTTCQLTNE, from the exons ATGTCGGACCCGCCGAATTCCCAACCCGATAGCTTGATACAAGCGGATAAATGCAAAGAATACTGGGAGACTGTTGCTTCTGATAGTAACGGAATGCTTGGCGGCGTTCTGGCTGTCATGCCCTCCGTTTCCCGCATAGATCTCCAAGGATCGCGCACGTTTTTGGCGAGGCTAGGAATTGGCATCAAGAGCGGCAGACAAAGAGTACCACGAGTTCTCGAGGGTGGGGCAGG AGAACTGGATAGAATTGGCAGGATAACAGAAGGactgcttctcaagctggCGGATCAAGTTGACGTCGTCGAGCCCGTGGCCAAATTCACAGAAAGCTTACGCGGAAAGCCTGGCGTGGGAGAAATCCACAatgttggccttgagaaaTGGGAACCCACCGAGGGCGCTGTATACGACCTGATCTGGATCCAATGGTGCATAGGGCATCTCAACGACGACGAGTTGGTGCAGTTTCTTGAAAAGTGCAAAGCTGTGCTGCAAAAGGAACATGGCCTCATTGTCTTCAAGGAGAACTTGAGCACCTGGGGTCAGGACAAgtttgatgaacttgacggTAGCGTTACAAGGCAAGTTTCTTCAAGCCCACTTTCCACGACTTGTCAACTGACGAATGAATAG